The Haloarcula sp. DT43 genome includes a region encoding these proteins:
- a CDS encoding sulfatase translates to MSPKQRPNVLLIVLDTARARTVLPGLESGLMPTLSRIASDGTTFTDATATAPWTLPSHAGMFTGKYTSSHGVHAGNHIFDPESEALAARLSDAGYRTAGISGNVWISPEFGFDAGFDEFSMKWDLFWDAPELSSVISNRNTTATGGTILDVFRGQGPVDLLKGALTTGYAKFLAERQDDGAHHVTSRTVEWLEQNGTADEPFFYFLNYVEPHLPYEPPEPFLDEYLPDGTDPSHLSNLEQDPWQYVAGDRELTEADAELFKGLYKAELAYLDTQLERLYETLAEQRILDETAIILVGDHGENIGEHGLMDHQYCLYETLIHVPLIVRYPELFNEEEVSGPVELRDLYPTVTDLAGAEQPADTDVSTHSLVPQDGTVPVRDSAIAEYLVPQPSMDALREAVESFDESATRFDRPLRAIKTTDWKFIEAPGDNELYDRDEDPTERIDVASAHPDICERLGANLRDELGRLTRGTSNRNTISANKKERLEDLGYLQ, encoded by the coding sequence ATGTCACCGAAGCAACGTCCAAACGTGCTGTTGATAGTTCTCGACACAGCACGTGCGCGCACGGTGCTTCCGGGTCTCGAATCCGGACTGATGCCGACGCTGTCACGTATCGCGAGTGACGGAACGACATTCACTGACGCGACGGCCACTGCACCGTGGACGCTCCCTTCCCACGCCGGGATGTTCACTGGCAAGTATACGTCATCGCACGGTGTCCACGCAGGGAACCACATCTTCGACCCGGAATCCGAGGCGCTCGCAGCCCGGCTCTCCGACGCAGGCTACCGAACAGCGGGTATCTCCGGCAACGTCTGGATAAGTCCGGAGTTCGGCTTTGATGCCGGCTTCGACGAGTTCTCGATGAAGTGGGACCTGTTCTGGGACGCCCCCGAGCTTTCAAGTGTCATCAGCAACCGGAACACGACCGCGACCGGCGGCACTATTCTGGACGTGTTTCGAGGGCAGGGCCCGGTTGACCTCCTCAAAGGCGCGCTTACGACCGGATACGCGAAGTTCCTTGCCGAGCGTCAAGACGATGGGGCACACCACGTCACTTCACGAACGGTCGAATGGCTGGAACAAAACGGTACGGCGGACGAGCCGTTCTTCTATTTCCTGAACTACGTTGAACCTCACCTTCCGTACGAGCCGCCCGAGCCCTTTCTCGATGAGTACCTGCCTGACGGTACCGACCCGTCGCACCTCTCGAACCTCGAGCAAGATCCCTGGCAGTACGTCGCCGGCGACCGGGAGCTGACCGAAGCGGATGCTGAACTATTCAAAGGCCTGTACAAGGCAGAACTGGCGTATCTTGACACGCAGCTCGAACGCCTTTATGAGACACTTGCCGAACAGCGTATTCTCGACGAAACCGCCATCATTCTGGTTGGCGACCACGGGGAGAACATCGGTGAACACGGGTTGATGGACCACCAGTACTGCCTCTACGAGACACTGATTCACGTCCCTCTCATCGTTCGATATCCGGAACTGTTCAATGAAGAGGAGGTCTCCGGGCCCGTCGAACTCCGGGACCTGTATCCGACCGTTACAGACCTCGCGGGCGCCGAGCAGCCGGCCGATACCGACGTTTCGACACACAGTTTGGTTCCCCAGGACGGAACGGTTCCCGTCCGGGACAGCGCAATCGCCGAGTATCTCGTCCCCCAGCCGTCGATGGACGCGCTCCGGGAGGCAGTGGAGTCGTTCGATGAGTCTGCGACGCGATTCGACCGTCCACTTCGAGCCATCAAAACCACTGACTGGAAATTCATCGAGGCACCGGGGGACAACGAACTGTACGACCGCGATGAAGACCCCACCGAACGGATTGACGTCGCGTCGGCACATCCGGACATCTGTGAGCGCCTCGGGGCAAACCTTCGAGACGAACTCGGTCGCCTCACTCGCGGAACGTCGAACAGAAATACCATCAGCGCGAACAAAAAGGAGCGCCTCGAAGACCTGGGGTATCTACAGTGA
- a CDS encoding glycosyltransferase family 2 protein: MNEPLVSVVLPTYNRPEKLLSAVKSVREQTYGHIELVVVDDHSSTPAADTLGPLSFDDVTVEIIRHEQNRGANEARNTGIRESTGEYVAFLDDDDDWAPSKIERQVAAFREAGPEVGVVYTGSEYVYDDYVRTVVFSLEGDVTEEMLRGRSLGEFTTLMVRRDVITAAGLPDTDFPSWQDRDWLLRLSCHCKFKTVPEALTTRRRKTGEDSISDNFEEKRDISYPLFIEKHRDLAAEYGWRCERAFMAATTESLGQEALKNGYYADAKKYLLRALRYHPVDRSRLVYALVAYGGKYTYGAAHMLVSLLHRVRTDTIHK; encoded by the coding sequence ATGAACGAGCCACTCGTCAGTGTCGTCCTCCCGACGTACAACCGCCCAGAAAAACTCCTGAGCGCCGTCAAGAGCGTTCGGGAGCAGACCTACGGCCACATCGAACTAGTCGTCGTTGACGACCACTCATCGACACCGGCAGCGGACACGCTCGGTCCGCTCTCGTTCGACGACGTGACCGTCGAGATAATCAGACACGAACAGAACAGAGGCGCAAACGAGGCCAGAAACACGGGAATCCGCGAATCGACGGGCGAGTACGTCGCTTTCCTCGACGACGACGATGACTGGGCTCCGTCAAAAATTGAAAGGCAAGTGGCGGCGTTCCGCGAGGCCGGTCCAGAGGTCGGCGTTGTCTACACGGGCTCCGAGTACGTGTACGACGATTACGTTCGAACGGTCGTCTTCTCGCTGGAGGGGGACGTTACCGAAGAGATGCTCCGCGGACGTTCTCTCGGCGAATTTACCACTCTAATGGTACGCCGCGACGTTATCACGGCTGCTGGGCTTCCCGATACGGACTTTCCGAGCTGGCAGGACCGCGACTGGCTGCTGCGCCTGTCCTGTCACTGTAAATTTAAAACCGTCCCGGAGGCTCTCACCACTCGGCGTCGCAAAACCGGCGAAGACAGCATCAGCGATAATTTCGAGGAGAAACGCGACATCTCGTACCCACTGTTTATCGAGAAACACAGGGACCTCGCCGCGGAGTACGGGTGGCGATGTGAGCGCGCGTTCATGGCCGCGACGACCGAATCACTCGGACAGGAGGCGCTGAAGAACGGGTACTACGCCGATGCCAAAAAGTACCTCCTCAGAGCGCTACGATACCATCCGGTCGACAGGTCACGGCTCGTGTACGCTCTCGTCGCATACGGCGGGAAGTACACCTACGGGGCGGCACATATGCTCGTCAGCCTGCTCCACCGGGTCAGGACGGATACCATCCACAAGTAG
- a CDS encoding sulfatase-like hydrolase/transferase, with amino-acid sequence MGSEGGMNDGIADIFGAPERTTIEETKPPFVHVVRRPGGHAPYNGFEWEQYEYANETAAAYFDRISTQPEQARTDYERGVERSFEEFQRVLGVLKERGLSEDTLVVYTSDHGEFLGEYGFFGHTHAATPEVVYVPTTFIHPELEPGHVDGLFHHVDLVPTVADAMAHDVNIGQTDGVIDGAGRETGYNHLRHIRYGTLAEPVERLLQLTGGFERTIQSLWDANGGHVFVDGSQVTASLIYLVLLLQKPFGKQVRYANRVLESYKMFTPGHASYGLPGFDRSEARSQIDSILEGETAGSEHDIDAATAEHLEEMGYL; translated from the coding sequence ATGGGGTCCGAAGGGGGGATGAACGACGGCATCGCGGACATCTTCGGCGCTCCGGAACGGACCACTATCGAGGAAACGAAGCCGCCATTCGTCCACGTCGTCCGCCGTCCCGGTGGACACGCACCGTACAACGGGTTCGAGTGGGAGCAGTACGAGTACGCGAACGAGACTGCCGCTGCATACTTCGACAGAATTTCGACCCAACCCGAACAAGCACGAACTGATTACGAGCGGGGTGTAGAGCGCTCGTTCGAGGAGTTCCAGCGCGTCCTCGGTGTCCTGAAAGAGCGCGGGCTCTCCGAGGACACGTTAGTGGTCTATACGAGCGACCACGGCGAATTCCTCGGCGAGTACGGGTTCTTCGGACACACACACGCTGCCACCCCCGAAGTCGTCTACGTCCCGACGACGTTCATCCATCCCGAACTCGAGCCCGGCCACGTCGACGGTCTCTTCCACCACGTCGACTTGGTACCGACCGTCGCCGACGCGATGGCACACGATGTCAACATCGGACAAACGGACGGGGTTATCGACGGCGCTGGCCGCGAAACCGGGTACAATCACCTCCGGCACATCCGGTACGGGACCCTCGCCGAGCCTGTCGAACGACTGCTCCAGCTGACCGGCGGATTCGAGCGGACCATCCAGAGTCTCTGGGATGCGAACGGCGGCCACGTTTTCGTCGACGGGTCACAGGTTACTGCTTCACTAATCTACCTCGTCCTGTTGCTACAGAAGCCGTTCGGGAAACAGGTCCGGTACGCGAACCGGGTCCTCGAATCGTACAAGATGTTCACGCCCGGACACGCGTCGTACGGACTCCCCGGATTCGACAGGTCCGAGGCCCGGTCGCAAATCGACTCGATTCTCGAGGGCGAGACCGCCGGCAGCGAACACGACATAGATGCAGCCACTGCGGAGCATCTCGAAGAGATGGGATACCTATAA